A DNA window from Haliovirga abyssi contains the following coding sequences:
- a CDS encoding homocysteine S-methyltransferase family protein, which translates to MNKEWLDNILNNEVLILDGAMGTELQKLGMKPGYCPELLNIEDPEMVKKVHKSYVDAGSNIIEANTFGGNRLKLKEFGLENKIEELNIEGIKIAKEMAKDKAKVFASVSSTGKFIEPMGDYTFDEIYDVFKEQALILEKAGADGVIIETMTDIHEMKAVVIAFKENTNLPIFASMTFQADGRSVTGTDPKTAAIILDALGVDAIGVNCSLGSEGLYKFLEEMIEVTDVPLFVQPNAGLPRLEGDKTVFDATPEFMLEYSEKFYDLGINIIGGCCGTTPTHMRKIAERFKNRKSNKKKLKKNITYLTSRSQFVGIGYPEMVKILGERINPNALKRIKEDIKEYRTTQIRKEAIAQVEAGADVLDINVGLGTIDEAKMMKKAIIAVQNIVNVPLTIDTTDIIALEAGLKAYSGKPLINSVMGKKKSMETIFPLAKKYGAAVLGLALDENGIPATAEERLKVAEKIVKTGMEYGIKKEDILIDTLVLTASAEQDKVLETVKAIELVKKELGVNTVLGVSNISFGLPNRKYVNAAFLSMCIGAGLDLPIMSPMNMEMKNALMASCVLTGRDKNSGKYILYSSGMSVTETKKDEKDIPLEKQAYNCVIKGDTGEIKEILEKILESGEKPLDIVNKILIPAITEVGDLYDKGIYFLPQLMMSAEAMKKGVERVKKEIKEGDSNSLGKVIFATVKNDIHDIGKNIVTVLLENNGFEIVDLGKDVPTEEILEAAKRENVDIIGLSALMTTTMVEMRKTIEAIRKEKLSVDIMVGGAVVTPDFAETMGAYYSKDAVEAVKVAKEIMKKRGIGNNKK; encoded by the coding sequence ATGAATAAAGAATGGTTAGATAATATTTTAAATAATGAAGTTTTAATTTTGGATGGAGCAATGGGAACAGAGTTACAAAAATTAGGAATGAAACCTGGATATTGTCCAGAGTTATTAAATATAGAAGATCCTGAAATGGTAAAAAAAGTACATAAAAGTTATGTAGATGCAGGTTCTAATATAATAGAAGCTAATACTTTTGGAGGAAATAGATTAAAACTAAAAGAGTTTGGATTAGAGAATAAAATAGAAGAGTTAAATATTGAAGGTATAAAAATAGCTAAAGAAATGGCAAAAGATAAAGCAAAAGTTTTTGCTTCGGTAAGTTCAACTGGAAAATTTATAGAGCCAATGGGAGATTATACATTTGATGAAATATATGATGTATTTAAAGAACAAGCTTTAATATTAGAAAAAGCAGGTGCTGATGGAGTAATTATAGAAACAATGACTGATATTCATGAAATGAAAGCTGTTGTTATTGCATTTAAAGAAAACACTAATTTGCCAATATTTGCTTCAATGACATTTCAAGCAGATGGAAGAAGTGTAACAGGAACAGATCCGAAAACAGCAGCAATAATATTAGATGCTTTGGGAGTAGATGCTATAGGTGTAAATTGCAGCTTAGGATCAGAAGGGTTATATAAATTTTTAGAAGAGATGATAGAAGTTACAGATGTTCCTCTATTTGTGCAGCCAAATGCAGGATTGCCTAGATTAGAAGGAGATAAAACAGTTTTTGATGCAACACCTGAATTTATGTTAGAATATTCAGAAAAATTTTATGATTTAGGGATAAATATTATAGGTGGATGTTGCGGAACAACACCAACTCATATGAGAAAAATTGCTGAAAGATTTAAAAATAGAAAATCTAATAAGAAAAAATTAAAAAAGAATATAACGTATCTTACATCCAGAAGTCAATTTGTAGGAATTGGTTATCCAGAAATGGTAAAGATTTTAGGAGAAAGAATTAATCCAAATGCCTTAAAAAGAATAAAAGAAGATATAAAGGAATATAGAACAACTCAAATAAGAAAAGAAGCTATAGCTCAAGTAGAAGCTGGAGCAGATGTTTTGGATATTAATGTTGGGCTTGGAACAATTGATGAAGCTAAAATGATGAAAAAAGCTATTATAGCAGTTCAAAATATTGTAAATGTTCCTTTGACAATTGATACAACGGATATAATTGCATTAGAGGCGGGGTTAAAAGCATATTCTGGTAAGCCATTAATAAACTCGGTAATGGGAAAGAAAAAAAGTATGGAAACTATATTTCCATTAGCGAAAAAGTATGGAGCTGCTGTATTGGGACTAGCACTTGACGAAAATGGAATTCCTGCTACGGCAGAAGAGAGATTAAAAGTTGCTGAAAAAATTGTAAAAACAGGAATGGAATATGGAATAAAAAAAGAAGATATTTTGATAGATACATTGGTATTAACTGCCTCTGCAGAACAAGATAAAGTATTAGAAACAGTTAAAGCAATAGAACTTGTAAAAAAAGAATTAGGAGTTAATACGGTACTTGGAGTTAGCAACATATCTTTTGGATTACCAAATAGAAAATATGTAAATGCAGCTTTTTTATCTATGTGTATAGGAGCAGGACTAGATCTTCCTATAATGAGTCCTATGAATATGGAAATGAAAAATGCATTAATGGCTTCTTGTGTATTAACTGGAAGAGATAAAAATTCTGGAAAATATATCTTATATAGTAGTGGAATGAGCGTTACAGAAACAAAAAAAGATGAAAAAGATATACCATTAGAAAAACAAGCTTATAATTGCGTGATAAAAGGGGATACAGGAGAGATAAAAGAAATATTAGAAAAAATATTAGAAAGTGGAGAGAAGCCTTTAGATATTGTAAATAAAATATTAATTCCAGCAATAACAGAAGTTGGAGATTTATATGATAAAGGGATATATTTTTTACCACAATTAATGATGTCTGCTGAAGCAATGAAAAAAGGTGTTGAAAGAGTAAAAAAAGAGATAAAAGAAGGAGATTCTAATAGTTTAGGAAAAGTAATATTTGCAACTGTAAAAAATGATATTCATGATATAGGAAAAAATATTGTAACAGTATTATTAGAAAATAATGGATTTGAAATAGTAGATTTAGGAAAAGATGTACCAACAGAAGAAATTTTAGAAGCAGCAAAGAGAGAAAATGTAGATATAATAGGATTAAGTGCACTAATGACTACAACTATGGTAGAGATGAGAAAAACAATAGAGGCAATAAGAAAAGAAAAATTATCAGTAGATATTATGGTAGGAGGAGCAGTTGTAACTCCTGATTTTGCTGAAACGATGGGGGCATATTATTCAAAAGATGCAGTAGAAGCAGTGAAAGTAGCTAAAGAAATAATGAAAAAAAGGGGAATAGGGAACAATAAAAAATAA
- the speD gene encoding adenosylmethionine decarboxylase, with the protein MKSLGKHLIIEFFDCDDKVLSNLEGVENAMNQAAIEAKSTIVNSVFHHFSPYGVSGAVIIAESHITIHTWPEYGYAAVDIFTCGEEVEPYKAYEYLKEKFNSKSVNIKELNRGELDIENLKVKVS; encoded by the coding sequence TTGAAAAGTTTAGGAAAACATTTGATAATCGAATTTTTCGATTGCGATGATAAGGTTTTATCAAACTTAGAGGGTGTAGAAAACGCTATGAATCAAGCTGCAATAGAGGCAAAATCTACAATTGTAAATTCTGTATTTCATCATTTTTCACCATATGGAGTAAGTGGAGCTGTAATTATTGCAGAATCTCATATTACAATACATACATGGCCAGAATATGGTTATGCAGCAGTTGATATTTTTACTTGCGGTGAAGAAGTTGAACCATATAAAGCATATGAATATTTAAAAGAAAAATTCAACTCTAAGAGTGTAAATATAAAAGAGTTAAATAGAGGGGAATTAGATATAGAAAATTTAAAAGTAAAAGTAAGTTAG
- a CDS encoding radical SAM protein, whose translation MRYKYIFGPVPSRRLGVSLGIDLVMSKTCNLNCVYCECGKTDKLYNERKEYVNAEEVLNEVKDFLDKKPYLDYITFSGSGEPTLNSKLGYLIDEIKKITDTKIAILTNGTLFYNDKLIEEVKNADVIVPSLDAVSEEIFYKINRPNKELKIEKIINGLVNLRKNYKGKINLEIFIIDKLNDTKEELDKFKDVILKINPDKVQLNSLDRPPVESWVKPVEIDKLNEIIKYWGLDNVEVIKKYKVRRAIKSYSENLESEILNMLAKRPCTIKDLEFITCLKAVEINKYLDVLEKEKKIESYIGERGIFIRLKS comes from the coding sequence ATGAGATATAAATATATATTTGGACCTGTACCATCAAGACGACTAGGAGTATCATTGGGAATAGATTTAGTTATGTCTAAAACATGTAACTTAAATTGTGTATATTGTGAATGTGGTAAAACAGATAAATTATATAATGAAAGAAAAGAATATGTAAATGCTGAAGAAGTTTTAAATGAAGTAAAAGATTTTTTGGATAAAAAACCTTATTTAGATTATATAACTTTTTCAGGTTCTGGAGAGCCAACATTAAATTCAAAATTAGGATATTTAATAGATGAAATAAAAAAAATCACAGATACTAAGATTGCAATATTAACAAATGGAACTCTTTTTTATAATGATAAACTTATAGAAGAGGTAAAAAACGCAGATGTAATAGTTCCATCATTAGATGCAGTTAGTGAAGAGATATTTTATAAAATTAATAGACCGAATAAAGAATTAAAAATAGAAAAAATTATTAATGGGCTTGTTAATTTAAGAAAAAATTATAAAGGTAAAATTAATCTTGAAATATTTATAATAGATAAATTAAATGATACAAAAGAAGAGCTGGATAAATTTAAAGATGTAATACTTAAGATAAATCCAGACAAAGTTCAATTAAATAGCTTAGATAGACCTCCTGTGGAAAGTTGGGTAAAACCTGTAGAAATAGATAAATTAAATGAGATTATTAAATATTGGGGACTTGATAATGTAGAAGTAATAAAAAAATATAAAGTAAGAAGAGCTATAAAAAGTTATAGTGAAAATTTAGAAAGTGAAATTTTAAATATGTTAGCTAAAAGACCTTGTACAATTAAAGATTTAGAATTTATAACATGCTTGAAGGCGGTTGAAATTAATAAATATTTAGATGTTTTGGAAAAAGAAAAAAAAATAGAAAGCTATATAGGTGAAAGAGGAATTTTTATTAGATTAAAAAGCTAA
- a CDS encoding homoserine kinase, producing the protein MTVEIYSAGDEMAVYTKLTENDIDEIGDMYNLGKILDYKGIEKGIMNSNYLLETQNSKYIFRILEGNRDINNEIDELKYLEHLSKNGIPCPNVLRTKLNMDYIIIKGKMGVLFSFLEGSEVEVVNKKLLNEFGEILGKMHNLSVGKIIHRNEKIEMDYLYEILIKDEKKLKNLLNSDYNIINKKYNDIKQKIENIYDKLPKGVNHNDIFPDNVFVKDGKISGVIDFNDALSDVFLNDISIVINFWIYNKLKKYDLEYINSFLEGYQKERKLTKLEKISLPIFLEKTALTFVFLRIRKFNFHDVEGEREFKDYRDLLPMVFENKNIIKIN; encoded by the coding sequence TTGACTGTTGAAATATATTCAGCAGGAGATGAGATGGCCGTATATACTAAACTAACTGAGAATGACATAGATGAAATTGGAGATATGTATAATTTAGGAAAAATTTTAGATTATAAAGGTATAGAAAAAGGGATAATGAATAGTAATTATTTATTAGAAACTCAAAATTCAAAATATATTTTTAGGATATTAGAAGGAAATAGAGATATAAATAATGAGATAGATGAATTAAAATATTTAGAACATCTTTCTAAAAATGGTATACCTTGCCCAAATGTTTTAAGAACAAAACTTAATATGGATTATATTATAATAAAAGGTAAAATGGGAGTTTTATTTAGTTTTCTTGAGGGAAGTGAAGTTGAAGTTGTAAATAAGAAACTTTTAAATGAATTTGGTGAAATTTTAGGAAAAATGCATAATTTATCTGTTGGAAAAATTATTCATAGGAATGAAAAAATAGAAATGGATTATTTATATGAAATATTAATAAAAGATGAAAAAAAATTAAAAAATCTTTTAAATAGTGATTATAATATTATAAACAAAAAATATAATGATATAAAACAAAAAATAGAAAATATATATGATAAACTTCCAAAAGGAGTTAATCATAATGATATATTTCCAGATAATGTTTTTGTAAAAGATGGGAAAATAAGCGGGGTTATAGACTTTAATGATGCTTTATCAGATGTTTTTTTGAATGATATTTCAATAGTAATAAATTTTTGGATATATAATAAACTAAAAAAATATGATTTAGAATATATTAATTCATTTTTAGAAGGATATCAAAAAGAAAGAAAATTAACAAAACTTGAAAAAATAAGTTTACCAATATTTTTAGAAAAAACAGCACTTACATTTGTTTTTTTACGAATTAGAAAGTTTAATTTTCATGATGTAGAAGGAGAAAGAGAATTTAAAGATTATAGAGATTTGTTACCTATGGTATTTGAAAACAAAAATATCATTAAAATAAATTAA
- a CDS encoding GspE/PulE family protein: protein MFEENLVENFDLKNQEVEEEAYKIFEENFIHEKKVFPYKITKREIFVAMLDVTDAQTKMKIKLKVKRRVVPVKMTEDDFYLLTNKYFGVGSGMLYQTTENVQLGREEFNLEDKEESAEIIKFVNRVILDAYKRGSTDIHMEPLKNDIILRYRIDGVLHNIQMPAAIKNVFAAVVSRIKIMADLDIAEKRLPQDGRIKIKVGEKEQDLRVSILPTINGEGIVIRILANQKSEMTLEKLGMETEILNKFRELIHKPNGIVLVTGPTGSGKTTTLFSAIKEINDYSKKIITIEDPVEYQLDGVSQIQVKPDIGLTFAQGLRAILRQDPDIILVGEIRDKETAEIAIRASLTGHLVFATLHTNDSVSAVTRLIDMGIEPYLITSSLIGVLAQRLVRVICPYCKTEKILDNGEVTYFGKGCDFCFETGYKGRTSIHELFLIDNYSKKDILNEKSNFEIKNNLKAKGWKDLKDDGMLKIEKGITTYEEILRVAW from the coding sequence ATGTTTGAAGAAAATCTTGTTGAAAATTTTGACTTGAAAAACCAAGAGGTAGAAGAAGAAGCTTATAAAATATTTGAAGAAAATTTTATTCATGAAAAAAAAGTGTTTCCATATAAAATTACAAAAAGAGAAATTTTTGTCGCAATGTTAGATGTAACTGATGCACAAACAAAAATGAAAATAAAGTTGAAAGTTAAAAGAAGAGTTGTCCCAGTTAAGATGACTGAAGATGATTTTTATCTATTAACAAATAAATATTTTGGTGTAGGTTCTGGGATGTTATATCAAACTACAGAAAATGTACAATTAGGTAGAGAAGAATTTAATTTAGAAGATAAAGAAGAAAGTGCGGAAATAATTAAATTTGTAAATAGAGTTATTTTAGATGCTTATAAAAGAGGTTCTACAGATATTCATATGGAGCCATTAAAAAATGATATAATATTAAGATATAGAATTGATGGAGTGTTACATAATATTCAAATGCCAGCAGCTATAAAAAATGTATTTGCAGCAGTAGTTTCAAGGATAAAAATAATGGCAGATTTAGATATTGCGGAAAAAAGATTACCTCAAGATGGAAGAATAAAAATAAAAGTTGGAGAAAAAGAGCAAGATTTAAGAGTATCTATTTTGCCAACTATAAATGGAGAAGGAATTGTAATAAGAATATTAGCAAATCAAAAAAGTGAGATGACACTTGAAAAATTAGGGATGGAAACAGAAATTTTAAATAAATTTAGAGAACTGATACACAAGCCAAATGGAATTGTATTGGTAACTGGGCCTACTGGAAGTGGGAAAACGACAACACTATTTTCTGCAATAAAAGAGATAAATGATTATAGTAAAAAAATAATAACAATAGAAGATCCTGTAGAATATCAATTGGATGGAGTATCTCAAATTCAAGTAAAACCAGATATAGGATTGACATTTGCACAAGGGTTAAGAGCGATATTAAGGCAAGATCCAGATATAATATTAGTGGGAGAAATTAGAGATAAAGAAACAGCAGAAATTGCAATAAGAGCATCATTAACAGGACATCTTGTATTTGCAACTCTTCATACAAATGACTCTGTAAGTGCAGTAACTCGTCTAATAGATATGGGAATAGAGCCATATCTTATTACATCTTCTTTGATAGGAGTATTAGCACAAAGATTAGTAAGAGTAATTTGTCCATATTGTAAAACAGAAAAAATATTAGACAATGGAGAAGTTACATATTTTGGAAAAGGTTGTGATTTTTGTTTTGAAACAGGGTATAAAGGCAGAACAAGTATTCACGAACTATTTTTAATTGATAATTATAGTAAAAAAGATATTTTAAATGAAAAAAGTAATTTTGAAATAAAGAATAATTTAAAAGCAAAAGGGTGGAAAGATTTAAAAGATGATGGAATGTTGAAGATAGAAAAAGGGATTACAACTTATGAAGAGATATTGAGAGTGGCTTGGTAA
- a CDS encoding HEPN domain-containing protein, translated as MRKLFFKRSYAIFHAVRSLIAYYDFDSKKHSSIISYFNKNFIKTEEIEKQYSKFLTKAFKIRNDSDYEDFFIISKDEVKEQLKNAKEFIERIEKYIQENIYK; from the coding sequence ATAAGAAAATTATTTTTTAAACGTTCCTATGCAATATTTCATGCTGTTAGAAGTTTGATAGCTTATTATGATTTTGATTCAAAAAAACATTCATCTATAATCTCTTATTTTAATAAAAATTTTATAAAAACAGAAGAAATAGAAAAACAGTATTCAAAATTTTTGACAAAAGCATTTAAAATTAGAAATGATAGTGATTATGAAGATTTTTTTATAATATCAAAAGACGAAGTAAAAGAACAATTAAAAAATGCAAAAGAATTTATAGAACGAATTGAAAAATATATTCAAGAAAATATATATAAATAG
- a CDS encoding nucleotidyltransferase family protein: protein MKNISEISLEKIDSILEKSKIELKKVFGKNLKKIIFYGSYARNEEKDGSDIDIMALADINRIDLSKYRDKISDIMVELSLEFDLLVSITEINIDDFNNFIEYIPFYETVEEEGIELYAS from the coding sequence ATGAAAAATATTAGTGAAATATCATTAGAAAAGATTGATTCTATATTAGAAAAATCTAAAATAGAATTAAAAAAAGTATTTGGAAAAAATTTAAAAAAAATCATATTTTATGGTTCATATGCAAGGAATGAGGAAAAAGATGGTTCAGATATAGATATAATGGCTTTAGCAGATATAAATAGAATTGATTTATCAAAATATAGAGATAAAATAAGTGATATAATGGTTGAATTATCTTTAGAATTTGATCTGTTAGTTTCGATTACAGAAATTAATATTGATGATTTTAATAATTTTATAGAATATATACCTTTTTATGAAACTGTAGAAGAAGAAGGAATTGAACTTTATGCAAGTTGA
- a CDS encoding isocitrate dehydrogenase (NAD(+)), with amino-acid sequence MAHKITLLPGDGIGPEITEAVKKIISATGVDIEWEEVNAGITVMEKYGTPLPEETIETIRKNKVALKAPITTPVGGGFRSVNVGIRKALNLYANVRPSKTFKGVKARYEDVDIVIMRENTEGLYSGIEHYIGNKIAAETIKIITKEATENIARYAFEYARKNNRKKVTIVHKANIQKFSDGLFLDVSREIAKEYPEIICEDKIVDNMCMQLVQNPEIFDVLLCPNFYGDIVSDLCSGLVGGLGVAPGANIGKDIAVFEAVHGSAPDIAGKNIANPTALLLSAVMMLEYIGEKESADKISKSLKDVLEKGEVVTKDLGGNATTTEFTEEIIKNL; translated from the coding sequence ATGGCACACAAAATAACATTACTTCCAGGCGATGGGATAGGCCCAGAAATAACAGAAGCAGTAAAAAAAATTATATCTGCAACAGGTGTAGATATAGAATGGGAAGAGGTTAATGCAGGAATAACAGTTATGGAGAAATATGGGACTCCGCTTCCAGAAGAAACAATTGAGACAATAAGAAAAAATAAAGTAGCGTTAAAAGCACCAATAACTACTCCAGTAGGAGGAGGATTTAGAAGTGTAAATGTAGGGATAAGAAAAGCATTAAATCTTTATGCAAATGTTAGACCGTCAAAAACATTTAAAGGTGTAAAAGCAAGATATGAAGATGTAGATATTGTAATTATGAGAGAAAATACAGAAGGGTTATATTCTGGCATAGAACATTATATTGGGAACAAAATAGCAGCGGAAACTATAAAAATTATAACAAAAGAAGCTACAGAAAATATTGCAAGATATGCTTTTGAATATGCTAGAAAAAATAACAGAAAAAAAGTTACAATTGTGCATAAAGCTAATATACAAAAATTTAGTGATGGATTATTTTTAGATGTGTCAAGAGAGATTGCAAAAGAGTATCCTGAAATAATTTGTGAAGATAAAATAGTTGATAATATGTGTATGCAGCTTGTGCAAAATCCTGAAATATTTGATGTTTTACTTTGCCCTAATTTTTATGGAGATATAGTTTCAGATCTTTGTTCAGGATTAGTTGGTGGACTTGGAGTAGCACCAGGAGCAAATATAGGAAAGGATATTGCTGTATTTGAAGCAGTTCATGGTTCTGCACCAGATATTGCAGGTAAAAATATAGCTAATCCAACAGCATTATTATTATCAGCTGTTATGATGTTAGAATATATTGGAGAAAAAGAAAGTGCAGATAAGATATCAAAATCATTAAAAGATGTGTTAGAAAAAGGTGAAGTTGTAACAAAAGATTTAGGTGGAAATGCAACAACTACAGAATTTACAGAAGAGATAATAAAGAATTTATAA
- the pyrF gene encoding orotidine-5'-phosphate decarboxylase, with protein sequence MNNVKEKLVFALDVPDLKSAKALIKELAEYVGVFKVGKELFTAVGPEIFKVIKENNGKIFADLKYHDIPNTVASAARVLVRHGVEIFNVHATGGFEMINMTAKAIKEEAEKLGINRPKLLAVTVLTSLNDEDLKSLKINETTSDYVIDLAKLAKSAGADGVVCSPNEVEQIKKELGKEFITLTPGIRPLWSVKGDQKRVMTPAQAVKNGVDYIVVGRPIRNVENRVEAAKKILKEMSE encoded by the coding sequence TTGAATAATGTAAAAGAAAAATTAGTTTTTGCACTTGATGTTCCTGATTTAAAATCAGCAAAAGCTTTAATAAAAGAGTTAGCTGAATATGTAGGAGTTTTTAAAGTTGGGAAAGAACTTTTTACAGCAGTTGGACCTGAAATTTTTAAAGTTATAAAAGAAAATAATGGAAAAATATTTGCTGATTTGAAATATCATGATATTCCAAATACAGTGGCATCAGCAGCAAGAGTATTAGTTAGACATGGAGTGGAGATATTTAATGTACATGCAACTGGTGGATTTGAAATGATAAATATGACAGCAAAAGCAATAAAAGAAGAAGCGGAAAAATTGGGGATAAATAGACCTAAATTATTAGCAGTAACAGTTTTAACAAGTTTAAATGATGAGGATCTAAAAAGTTTAAAAATAAATGAAACAACAAGTGATTATGTAATTGATCTTGCAAAATTAGCAAAAAGTGCAGGGGCAGATGGAGTAGTTTGTTCTCCAAATGAAGTAGAACAAATAAAAAAAGAATTAGGGAAAGAATTTATAACATTAACTCCAGGAATAAGACCTTTATGGTCGGTAAAAGGAGATCAAAAAAGAGTTATGACACCTGCACAAGCAGTGAAAAATGGAGTAGATTATATTGTGGTAGGAAGACCTATAAGAAATGTTGAAAATAGAGTTGAAGCAGCTAAGAAAATACTAAAGGAGATGAGTGAATAA
- a CDS encoding L-threonylcarbamoyladenylate synthase: MRILNNSKENIKLAGSEIKNGKIIVFPTDTVYGVGADYKNKNAIKKIYEYKIRNSKKPLILLISKIEYLDEIIKVENELEKEIIEKLSERFWPGSLSLILKKNRVKLKELNPEYDTIGVRIPNNKIALELIENAGGIIATTSANISNKETPKNFSELDDGFINKVDYVIKSEDEIIGIPSTIIEISENGYKILRVGSVTEEEIEELL, translated from the coding sequence ATGAGAATATTGAATAATAGTAAAGAAAATATAAAATTAGCAGGTTCGGAAATAAAAAATGGGAAAATTATAGTGTTTCCTACAGATACAGTTTATGGAGTGGGAGCTGATTATAAAAATAAAAATGCAATAAAAAAAATTTATGAATATAAAATTCGAAATAGTAAGAAGCCTTTAATTCTTTTAATTAGCAAAATAGAATATTTAGATGAAATAATAAAAGTAGAAAATGAGTTAGAAAAAGAGATTATTGAAAAACTTTCTGAGAGATTTTGGCCAGGTTCTTTAAGTTTGATTTTGAAAAAAAATAGAGTGAAATTAAAAGAGCTTAATCCAGAGTATGATACAATAGGAGTTAGAATTCCAAATAATAAAATCGCATTAGAATTAATAGAAAATGCAGGTGGAATAATTGCCACAACAAGTGCAAATATATCAAATAAAGAAACTCCTAAAAATTTTTCTGAATTAGATGATGGATTTATAAATAAAGTTGATTATGTAATAAAAAGTGAAGATGAAATTATAGGCATACCATCTACAATTATAGAAATATCTGAAAATGGATATAAGATATTAAGAGTTGGAAGTGTAACAGAAGAAGAGATAGAAGAGTTATTATAA
- the purE gene encoding 5-(carboxyamino)imidazole ribonucleotide mutase, whose amino-acid sequence MEKILVSIVMGSDSDLEVMSETAKLLEKFDISYEMKIYSAHRCTEEALNYVKEAEKNGVKIIIGAAGKAAHLPGVLAAHTNLPVIGVPMQTSDLGGVDSLYSIVQMPTGIPVATVAIGKTGAKNAAVLALKMLGIKYDKYRKIIKDYREEMRKEVLEKNRRLEEKGYKNY is encoded by the coding sequence TTGGAAAAAATATTGGTAAGCATTGTAATGGGAAGCGATTCAGATTTAGAGGTTATGTCAGAGACAGCTAAACTTTTAGAAAAATTTGACATTTCGTATGAAATGAAAATTTATTCTGCTCATAGATGTACAGAAGAAGCTTTAAATTATGTAAAAGAAGCAGAAAAAAATGGAGTTAAAATTATAATTGGAGCAGCAGGTAAAGCAGCACATCTACCAGGAGTATTAGCAGCACATACAAATTTACCAGTAATAGGAGTTCCAATGCAAACTTCTGACCTTGGAGGAGTGGATTCTTTATATTCAATAGTGCAAATGCCAACAGGAATACCTGTAGCAACAGTTGCAATAGGAAAAACAGGAGCTAAAAATGCAGCGGTATTAGCATTAAAAATGTTAGGTATAAAATATGATAAATATAGAAAAATAATAAAAGATTATAGAGAAGAGATGAGAAAAGAGGTTCTTGAAAAAAATAGAAGATTGGAAGAAAAAGGATATAAAAATTATTAA
- a CDS encoding phosphoribosylanthranilate isomerase has protein sequence MNVKVKICGITRLEDAQVAIENGVDALGFIFYKKSKRYIEPNKVKEIIKNIPPFISKVGVFVNEDINDIKRIGKELKLDILQLHGEESVEYLKELEKGFTVVKAFRIKDIRELEKIKDYKIKWFLLDTYSSKEYGGTGEKFNWEIVKEAKKYGKVILAGGLNSENIKLAIDELKPYGVDISSGVEIDKGIKDRKKIIDIMRIIKDD, from the coding sequence ATGAATGTAAAAGTAAAGATTTGTGGAATTACACGATTGGAAGATGCACAGGTTGCAATAGAAAATGGTGTAGATGCATTAGGTTTTATCTTCTATAAAAAAAGCAAAAGATATATAGAACCAAATAAAGTGAAAGAGATTATAAAAAATATTCCTCCTTTTATAAGTAAAGTTGGAGTTTTTGTTAATGAAGATATTAATGATATAAAAAGAATTGGAAAAGAATTAAAATTAGATATATTACAACTTCATGGAGAAGAAAGTGTTGAATATTTAAAAGAGTTAGAAAAAGGATTTACAGTAGTAAAAGCATTTAGAATAAAAGATATAAGAGAACTTGAAAAAATAAAAGATTATAAGATAAAATGGTTTTTATTAGATACATATTCTAGTAAGGAATATGGAGGAACAGGTGAAAAATTTAATTGGGAAATAGTAAAAGAAGCTAAGAAATATGGCAAGGTGATATTAGCAGGAGGATTAAATAGTGAAAATATAAAATTAGCTATAGATGAACTGAAACCATATGGAGTGGATATAAGTAGTGGTGTTGAAATTGATAAAGGAATAAAAGATAGGAAAAAAATAATTGATATTATGAGAATAATAAAAGATGATTAA